The Couchioplanes caeruleus sequence GGCCTCGCCGGGCAGGAACACCGGCTGCCGGCCCAGCTCTCCGGCGGCATGCGGCAGCGGGTCCAGCTCGCCCGTACGCTCGCGGGCGGGCCTCGGGCGATCCTCATGGACGAACCGTTCGGCGCGCTCGACGCGCAGACCCGCGCCGCGATGCAGCGGCTGCTCGTCGACGTCCTGCGCGCCACCGAGGCCACCGTCGTGTTCGTCACCCACGACGTCGATGAGGCGCTGGTCATCGGGGACCGGGTCGCCGTGCTCGGTCCCGAGGGCGTACGGACCGTCGTCGACGTTCCGCAACCGCGCGACCTCGCCACCCGCGGCACGCCGGTGACGCGGACCGCCCGCTCCACGATCCTCGCCGCGCTCGGCGCCGAGTATCCCCGCGGCGGAGAACCCGAGAGAATCCCCGAGGACAGGACCGGATGATGCACGCTCCCGCCCCCACCGACCGCCGCGAACTCGCCTGCGACGTCCTCGTCATCGGCGGCGGCACCGCGGGAACCATGGCCGCGCTGTCGGCGGCCGAACGCGGCGCCCGCGTCCTGCTGCTGGAGAAGGCGCACGTGCGGCATTCCGGGGCGCTGGCCATGGGCATGGACGGCGTCAACAACGCCGTCATCCCCGGCAAGGCCACCCCCGAGGACTACGTCCGCGAGATCACCCGCGCGAACGACGGCATCGTCGACCAGCGCACGGTCATGCAGACCGCCACGCGCGGCTTCGCCATGGTCCAGCGCCTGGAGCGCTACGGCGTGAAGTTCGAGAAGGACGAGTACGGCGGGTACGCCGTACGGCAGGTGCACCGCTCCGGCCGGTACGTGCTGCCCATGCCGGAGGGGCGCGACGTGAAGAAGGTGCTCTACCGGATCCTGCGCACCCGCGAATACCGCGAGAAGATCCAGATCGAGAACCGGGTGATGCCCGTACGGGTGCTGACCAGCGGCGGACGGGCCGTCGGCGCGGCCGGCTTCGACACCCGCAGCGGCGAGTTCGTCACCGTGGCCGCCGGCGCGGTGATCCTGGCGACCGGCGCCTGCGGCCGGCTGGGGCTGCCGGCCAGCGGCTACCTCTACGGCACGTACGAGAACCCGACCAACGCCGGCGACGGGTACGCGATGGCCTACCACGCCGGAGCCGAGCTCTCCGGCATCGAGTGCTTCCAGATCAACCCGCTGATCAAGGACTACAACGGTCCCGCCTGCGCGTACGTGGCGAACCCCTTCGGCGGCTACCAGGTCAACAACCGCGGTGAACGCTTCGTCGACTGCGACTACTGGTCCGGGCAGATGATGGCCGAGGTGGCGCGCGAGCTGGAATCCGACCGCGGCCCGATCTACCTCAAGCTGAGCCACCTGCCGGAGGAGTCGATCGGGCAGCTCGAAGGAATCCTGCACACCACCGAGCGGCCGACCCGCGGCACCTTCCACGCCGGCCGCGGCCACGATTACCGGACCCACGACGTGGAGATGCACATCTCCGAGATCGGCCTCTGCGGCGGACACTCCGCGTCCGGCGTCCGGGTGGACGAGAACGGCGCCACGACGGTTCCCGGACTCTACGCCGCCGGAGACCTGGCATGCGTGCCACACAACTACATGATCGGCGCCTTCGTCTTCGGCGATCTGGCCGGCACCCACGCCGCCACCCACCACCGCGCCACCGGGGAACTGCCCGCCGACCAGATCGCGGACGCGCACGAGCTGGTCTACCGTCCGCTGGGCAACCCGGACGGCCCGCCGCAGCCGCAGGTGGAGTACAAGCTGCGCCGGTTCGTCAACGACTACGTGGCCCCACCGAAGTCCGCGGCCAACCTGGAGATCGCGGTCGAGACGTTCCAGCGCATGACCGCGGAGATCGCCGGCATGGGCGCTCGTACGCCGCACGAGTTGATGCGGTGCGCGGAGGTGACGTTCATCCGCGACTGCGCCGAGATGGCGGCACGGGCGTCCCTCGTGCGCACCGAGAGCCGCTGGGGTCTGTACCACGACCGCACCGACCATCCCGGACGCGACGACGGCGAGTGGTTCTACCACCTCGACCTGCGGCGCCGCGCGGACGGCGGCATGGAGTTCGTGAAGCGGCCGGTGCCCGAGTACCTCGTCCCGGTCGACGACCTCCGGCCCCCGCAGGCGCCGGGGGAGAGCGTCGTCGCGGAGGTCCACCGGTTCGGCACGGCGGCGCCCGGCCGCGCCGAGACCCGTCCGGCCGAGCGGGCGAGCGGGCCCGCCGCCGACCGGATCGTGGCGGTGCTCGCCCTGGCCGACCGCGAGTCGACGCTCGCGGCGTTCCGGCCCTTCCTCGGCGATCCCGAGCCGGATGTGCGCCGTACCGCGGTCGCGATCCTGACCGAGGCGGCACCCGAGGGCGTCGGCGACGCCCTCGTCGACGGGCTGCATGACTCGCATGCGGACGTCCGCGCCGCCGCGGCGGCCGGCCTGCGCGAGCTGGCGGACGTCCTGCCCGGGTCGGTGGCCCTGGCGATGCGCCTGCGTGCCGCCGGGGCGAGCGCGGACCCGCTCGTGCGCCAGGTGGTCGTGGAACTGCAGCGGACGACCGGGGTCGGCCGCGCCGACGACTTCCGCGGCGCGGTCGCCGACGCCGACGCCGGCGTACGCCTGCAGGCCGTCCGCGGCCTGGTGCGGCGCGACGACGTCTCAGGACTCGCGGCCGCGGCGGCCGACCCGGCACGGGAGGTACGCGTCGCGGTGGCGCACGGCGTCGGCACGGTCGCGGACCCGCACGGGGCTCCGGTGCTGCGGCGGCTCTGCACCGACGCCGATCCGCTGGTCCGGGCCGCCGCACTGCAGGCCGCCAGGCAGATCGGTTGCCACGGTGACCTGCTCGCCGTGGCGCTGGACGCGATGGCGGACCCGTCGTGGCAGGTGCGGGTGGGAGCGGCGACGGCGCTCGGCGGTGCCGACCCGGACGTCGCCGTACCGGCGCTGACCGGGGCTGCCCGCGACCCGAACCTCGACGTGCGGCGCTCAGCCGTCCGATCTCTGGCCGGGTGGGCGTACCGCCCCGAGGTGGCCACCGTCCTGCGGTCCGCGTCGACCGACCCGGACGCCGACGTCCGCGCCTATGCCCGCCGTGCCCTGGCGGCCGGCACCGCCGCCGATCGGTCAGTCGTCGGTCAGTAGCGCTCCGGTCGTGGCGTCGACGTCGACCTCGCCCTCCCGGCCGGAGCGCTCGAACTTCACCTCCCAGACGGGTGCGCCGCCCTCCTCGTCGAGTTCGGCCTCCGTGACGCGGGCGCCGGGGAAGGCGTCCTCGACGATGGCGGCGGCCTGGGTGGCGTTGACGCGGCGGGGCCCGAACCGGGCGTCGAGGTCCGGGTCGATCTCCAGGTCGAAGGGCGGCCGGCCCGGAGCCGGAGCGGTGACGCGCCGCTCGTCGCGGTCCTTGGCGCTGGCGACGGCTGTCCCGGCCGTGAGAACGAGGGCGATCCCGGCGACGGTGGTGATGACGGCCTTACGCATGGGTTGCTCCTTTGCTGCTCCGTGTGCCCTGCGGTACGCCTCCCGGTCACCGGCGGACGGGAGCCTGGGAGTGTTCTGACCGCGTGCTGGCCGATTCCTGGCCGTCTCCTGGCATAGGCGCCGCGGCCGCCTTCAACCGATGGGGCGGCCGGTGCGTATCCATCACCGTCCGGGACGCCCGGCACGGAGCGGGAGATGGTGGGATGCGGGTTCTGCTGGTCGAGGACGACGATTCGATCGCCGAGCCCCTGGTCGCCGGGCTGAGCCGGTACGGCATGGCGGTCAGGCGGGTGGCCACCGGGGCGGACGCACTGGCGGCGCCGCGCCCGGAGATGGTCCTGCTCGACCTCGGGTTGCCGGACATCGACGGCATCGAGGTGTGCCGGCGGCTGCGCAGCACCGACGACATCCCGCTGATCATGCTCACGGCGCGCGGGGACGAGGCCGACCGGGTCATCGGTCTGGAGCTGGGTGCCGACGACTATCTGGCCAAGCCCTTCAGTCTCCGGGAACTGGTGGCGCGCATGCACGCGGTCGGCCGCCGGGCCCGGCCTGTCGCGGCCGTGTCCCGGCCCGAGGGGCACGTGCCCCGGCTGGGTGCCCTGGTCATCGACCGGCGCACTCGTGAGGTGCGGCTGCGCGACACGGTGATCGGTCTCGCGCCGAAGGAGTACGACCTGCTCGTCCTGCTGGCGGCCGACCCGGGCGCGGTCGTGGCCCGCCGGGACATCCTCGAGGCGGTGTGGGAGCCGAACTTCTTCGGCCGCGGCAAGACCCTCGACTTCCACGTGGCGAGCCTGCGGCGCAAGCTCGGCGACCCGGCCTGGATCGAGACCCGCCGGGGTGTCGGGTTCCGCCTCGTCGTCCAGCCATGACGCGGCGGCTGCTGCTCACGTACCTCACCTTCGCGCTCTTGATCTTGATTGCCCTGGAGGTGCCGCTGGGGTACGTCTACCACCGCAGCGAGACCCAGCACGCGTTCGCGCAGTTGGAGCACGACGCCGAGGTGCTCGCCGCGTTCGTGGACACCGCGATGCGTAACGGGCAGCGGGAGCAGATCGACCTGCTGGCGCACGAGTCCGCCCAGCGCCTCGGCGGCGACGTCGACGTGGTCGACGCCCGCGGGTGGTTGCTGGCGAGCACGCATCCGGACCGGCATCCGCCCGGCAGCCTGGCCTCGGCGCCGGACATCCGTACGGTGCTGGAGGGTCAGGGGCGGATCAGCACCCGCGACGCCGA is a genomic window containing:
- a CDS encoding ABC transporter ATP-binding protein; amino-acid sequence: MTLTGDTTLTGPARRTGLRLRAEGVSLGYGAEPVLRDLTLAVAPGEILVVAGASGCGKSTLLRTFAGLQPVTGGSLTADGTAIRGPSPDRALVFQDDALLPWRSAHRNVELPLSIRRVPRAERREQARHWLARVGLAGQEHRLPAQLSGGMRQRVQLARTLAGGPRAILMDEPFGALDAQTRAAMQRLLVDVLRATEATVVFVTHDVDEALVIGDRVAVLGPEGVRTVVDVPQPRDLATRGTPVTRTARSTILAALGAEYPRGGEPERIPEDRTG
- a CDS encoding fumarate reductase/succinate dehydrogenase flavoprotein subunit; this translates as MMHAPAPTDRRELACDVLVIGGGTAGTMAALSAAERGARVLLLEKAHVRHSGALAMGMDGVNNAVIPGKATPEDYVREITRANDGIVDQRTVMQTATRGFAMVQRLERYGVKFEKDEYGGYAVRQVHRSGRYVLPMPEGRDVKKVLYRILRTREYREKIQIENRVMPVRVLTSGGRAVGAAGFDTRSGEFVTVAAGAVILATGACGRLGLPASGYLYGTYENPTNAGDGYAMAYHAGAELSGIECFQINPLIKDYNGPACAYVANPFGGYQVNNRGERFVDCDYWSGQMMAEVARELESDRGPIYLKLSHLPEESIGQLEGILHTTERPTRGTFHAGRGHDYRTHDVEMHISEIGLCGGHSASGVRVDENGATTVPGLYAAGDLACVPHNYMIGAFVFGDLAGTHAATHHRATGELPADQIADAHELVYRPLGNPDGPPQPQVEYKLRRFVNDYVAPPKSAANLEIAVETFQRMTAEIAGMGARTPHELMRCAEVTFIRDCAEMAARASLVRTESRWGLYHDRTDHPGRDDGEWFYHLDLRRRADGGMEFVKRPVPEYLVPVDDLRPPQAPGESVVAEVHRFGTAAPGRAETRPAERASGPAADRIVAVLALADRESTLAAFRPFLGDPEPDVRRTAVAILTEAAPEGVGDALVDGLHDSHADVRAAAAAGLRELADVLPGSVALAMRLRAAGASADPLVRQVVVELQRTTGVGRADDFRGAVADADAGVRLQAVRGLVRRDDVSGLAAAAADPAREVRVAVAHGVGTVADPHGAPVLRRLCTDADPLVRAAALQAARQIGCHGDLLAVALDAMADPSWQVRVGAATALGGADPDVAVPALTGAARDPNLDVRRSAVRSLAGWAYRPEVATVLRSASTDPDADVRAYARRALAAGTAADRSVVGQ
- a CDS encoding PepSY domain-containing protein; protein product: MRKAVITTVAGIALVLTAGTAVASAKDRDERRVTAPAPGRPPFDLEIDPDLDARFGPRRVNATQAAAIVEDAFPGARVTEAELDEEGGAPVWEVKFERSGREGEVDVDATTGALLTDD
- a CDS encoding response regulator transcription factor, with protein sequence MRVLLVEDDDSIAEPLVAGLSRYGMAVRRVATGADALAAPRPEMVLLDLGLPDIDGIEVCRRLRSTDDIPLIMLTARGDEADRVIGLELGADDYLAKPFSLRELVARMHAVGRRARPVAAVSRPEGHVPRLGALVIDRRTREVRLRDTVIGLAPKEYDLLVLLAADPGAVVARRDILEAVWEPNFFGRGKTLDFHVASLRRKLGDPAWIETRRGVGFRLVVQP